From a single Cytophagales bacterium WSM2-2 genomic region:
- the lon gene encoding Lon protease yields MFKEIAIAPADQQETEELIQLINPEKDIELRPDELPEELSILPIKNTVLFPGVVIPITVTRQKSIRLIKKAYQGNRIIGVVAQKNKQLEEPAIEDLYRFGTIARIIKMLVLPDGNTTIIIQGKNRFSIREFVSEEPFLTARIDLQSEPTLDLNSKEADALVQSLKDAASKILKLNPDIPQEAQVALDNISSTSFLIHFLSSNLNVDVAEKQKILEVSNIIDRGTLLLQYMLKEIQMLEIKHEIQKKVHTDIDQQQRDYFLRQQIKVLQDELGFDGPDKEIEKLRKRGAEKKWSKAAADHFNKELDKLQRTNPQAPDFPVMMNYVEFMLDLPWEDYTTDDFDLKKAKKILDKDHFGLEKVKTRILEYLAVLKLKQDMKGPILCLYGPPGVGKTSLGKSIAKSLGRNYIRMSLGGVHDEAEVRGHRKTYIGAMPGKILQNIKKAKSSNPVFVLDEIDKVRTDFRGDPSSALLEVLDPEQNNAFGDNYLEVDYNLSKVLFIATANSLDTIQPALRDRMEIIELSGYTVEEKLQIAIKHLIPKQIKEHGLTLDDVKFTKEGVLKVIEAYTRESGVRNLERKIGSVVRSVAKSKAMEEKTLGEITDKEVVKILGAEIFDEELYQGNNIAGVVTGLAWTAVGGDILFVESSLSRGKGALTISGQLGDVMKESATAALSYLKANAESLNIDHRIFQNYDLHIHVPAGAVPKDGPSAGITMLTSLASIFTQRKVKSELAMTGEITLRGKVLPVGGIKEKILAAKRSGIKEIVLSSKNKRDIQEIEKGYIKGLTFKYVDSVDDVLKTALLKEKVAHPIHFVLPEVKA; encoded by the coding sequence ATGTTCAAAGAAATAGCCATTGCGCCAGCCGATCAGCAGGAGACAGAGGAGTTGATTCAACTGATCAATCCGGAAAAAGATATTGAGCTCAGGCCCGACGAATTGCCCGAAGAACTTTCAATTCTTCCAATCAAGAATACTGTACTGTTTCCAGGAGTTGTTATTCCGATCACGGTGACTCGTCAAAAATCAATTCGCCTGATTAAGAAAGCCTACCAGGGTAATCGCATTATTGGTGTAGTGGCACAAAAAAATAAACAACTGGAAGAGCCTGCGATCGAGGATTTGTATCGCTTCGGAACAATTGCCAGGATTATCAAGATGCTGGTACTGCCGGATGGGAACACCACGATCATCATTCAGGGCAAAAATCGGTTTTCGATCAGAGAATTTGTAAGCGAAGAACCATTTCTCACTGCCCGCATTGACTTGCAATCGGAACCGACACTTGATCTCAATAGCAAGGAAGCAGATGCGTTGGTGCAATCACTGAAAGATGCTGCTTCCAAAATACTCAAACTCAACCCGGACATACCGCAGGAAGCTCAGGTTGCCCTCGACAACATCAGCAGCACAAGTTTCCTCATTCATTTCTTGTCGTCCAACCTGAATGTAGACGTAGCCGAAAAGCAAAAAATATTAGAAGTCAGCAACATCATTGACCGGGGCACTTTGTTGCTTCAATACATGCTGAAGGAAATCCAGATGCTGGAGATCAAGCATGAAATTCAAAAGAAAGTTCATACCGACATCGATCAGCAACAGCGTGATTATTTCCTACGTCAGCAGATTAAAGTACTGCAAGACGAACTTGGCTTTGACGGCCCGGACAAGGAAATAGAAAAACTGCGCAAACGTGGCGCTGAAAAGAAGTGGTCCAAGGCAGCAGCAGATCATTTTAACAAAGAGCTGGACAAACTTCAGCGCACCAATCCACAAGCCCCGGATTTTCCAGTGATGATGAACTACGTTGAGTTCATGCTCGACCTGCCGTGGGAGGACTACACCACTGACGATTTTGATCTGAAGAAGGCCAAGAAGATTTTAGACAAAGATCATTTCGGTCTCGAGAAAGTGAAGACACGGATTCTTGAATACCTGGCAGTGCTTAAACTGAAGCAGGACATGAAAGGCCCGATCCTTTGCTTGTATGGCCCGCCCGGAGTTGGTAAAACTTCGTTAGGAAAGTCAATCGCGAAATCCCTGGGAAGAAATTATATCCGGATGTCACTTGGAGGAGTGCATGACGAGGCGGAAGTCCGCGGGCATCGCAAAACATATATTGGCGCCATGCCGGGTAAAATTTTACAGAACATCAAAAAGGCAAAGTCGTCCAACCCGGTTTTTGTATTGGATGAGATCGACAAAGTGCGGACGGATTTTCGTGGAGATCCTTCGTCTGCGTTGCTGGAAGTTCTCGACCCGGAGCAAAACAATGCTTTTGGGGACAACTATCTTGAAGTTGACTACAACTTGTCGAAAGTACTTTTCATTGCTACCGCGAATTCATTGGATACCATTCAACCCGCCTTGCGCGACCGAATGGAGATCATTGAACTTTCCGGTTATACGGTTGAAGAGAAACTTCAAATTGCTATCAAACATTTGATTCCAAAACAGATCAAGGAACATGGTCTTACACTGGATGATGTGAAATTCACTAAGGAAGGTGTATTGAAAGTAATCGAAGCATACACCCGTGAATCCGGAGTTCGCAACCTGGAGCGAAAAATTGGTTCTGTGGTTCGCAGTGTGGCCAAGTCTAAGGCGATGGAGGAAAAGACTCTGGGTGAAATCACTGATAAGGAAGTTGTGAAAATCCTGGGTGCCGAGATTTTTGATGAAGAATTATATCAGGGCAATAACATAGCCGGTGTGGTAACAGGGCTGGCCTGGACTGCCGTGGGTGGTGACATTTTATTTGTTGAATCTAGCTTGAGCCGCGGAAAGGGCGCACTCACCATTTCAGGACAATTGGGTGATGTGATGAAAGAGTCTGCAACTGCTGCACTTTCTTACCTCAAGGCAAATGCAGAATCGTTGAACATCGATCATCGCATTTTCCAGAACTACGATTTGCACATTCATGTTCCTGCAGGAGCTGTTCCTAAAGACGGTCCATCCGCAGGAATTACGATGCTCACTTCACTGGCTTCCATATTCACCCAGCGTAAAGTCAAATCAGAACTGGCGATGACTGGTGAGATCACATTACGAGGGAAAGTATTGCCTGTGGGTGGAATAAAAGAAAAAATACTTGCCGCTAAGCGAAGCGGTATCAAGGAGATTGTTCTCAGCTCAAAAAATAAAAGAGACATACAGGAGATTGAAAAGGGTTACATCAAAGGACTTACTTTCAAATATGTTGACTCAGTCGATGACGTCTTGAAGACGGCACTTTTGAAAGAAAAGGTGGCACACCCAATTCATTTCGTTTTGCCTGAAGTGAAAGCTTAG
- the hslU gene encoding ATP-dependent protease ATPase subunit HslU translates to MLDPKNLTPRQIVEELDKYIVGQKDAKRNVAIALRNRWRRMNAKAEMRNEIVPNNILMIGATGVGKTEIARRLAKIAEAPFIKVEASKFTEVGYVGRDVEGMIRDLAEQAVSMVKLRKKEEVKEKAAQAVEEIILDALIPPMRKPAGFAMGTSNDDEAPKDDVELNERTRNLFREKIKNGELEDRKIEIDIKQNNAPGIGMIGAGVMDEVSMMNLQEMLGGMMPKKNKKRKLTVAEARKVLLEEEAAKLIDMDEVKEEAIRKAEDAGIIFIDEIDKIASGGKKGGGGPDVSREGVQRDLLPIVEGSAVNTKYGIVNTDHILFIAAGAFHVSKPSDLIPELQGRFPIRVELNSLTKDDFVRILKEPKNALTRQYQALFEAEDFTISFDDDAVDEIAQTAFEINAEVENIGARRLHTVMSRLLNEFLFDVPDKISKEQPIRVTRAMVKEKLKELIKNKDLSEYIL, encoded by the coding sequence ATGCTTGATCCGAAAAATTTGACCCCACGCCAGATAGTTGAAGAGCTCGACAAATACATTGTGGGGCAGAAAGATGCGAAGAGAAATGTAGCTATTGCCCTGCGTAATCGATGGAGGCGGATGAATGCGAAAGCGGAGATGCGAAATGAAATCGTCCCCAACAATATCCTGATGATCGGTGCCACCGGTGTGGGTAAGACTGAAATTGCACGAAGGCTGGCAAAGATTGCCGAAGCTCCTTTTATTAAAGTGGAGGCCTCCAAGTTTACCGAGGTCGGTTATGTGGGGCGTGATGTGGAAGGAATGATTCGTGATCTGGCCGAGCAAGCGGTGAGCATGGTGAAATTGCGCAAAAAAGAAGAAGTGAAAGAAAAGGCCGCACAGGCCGTGGAGGAAATTATACTGGATGCCCTTATCCCCCCGATGCGAAAGCCAGCTGGATTTGCAATGGGCACTTCCAATGATGACGAGGCTCCGAAAGACGATGTTGAATTGAATGAGCGGACACGGAATCTTTTTCGTGAGAAAATCAAGAATGGCGAACTGGAAGACCGTAAAATAGAAATCGACATCAAACAAAATAATGCACCTGGTATAGGAATGATTGGTGCCGGAGTCATGGATGAAGTGTCGATGATGAACCTGCAGGAGATGCTGGGCGGGATGATGCCGAAGAAAAACAAGAAAAGAAAATTGACAGTGGCGGAGGCCAGGAAAGTACTGCTCGAAGAAGAGGCAGCCAAGCTCATCGACATGGATGAAGTAAAAGAGGAAGCTATTCGCAAAGCAGAAGATGCAGGAATTATTTTCATTGACGAAATCGACAAGATCGCTTCGGGCGGAAAGAAAGGTGGAGGTGGACCCGATGTCAGTCGTGAAGGTGTGCAGCGTGACTTACTTCCAATTGTTGAAGGAAGTGCTGTGAATACAAAATATGGCATTGTGAACACCGATCACATCTTGTTCATCGCTGCGGGAGCCTTTCATGTTTCGAAACCTTCCGATCTCATTCCCGAATTGCAGGGACGTTTTCCAATTCGCGTGGAGTTAAACAGTCTTACCAAAGATGATTTCGTGCGAATTCTGAAAGAACCAAAAAACGCATTGACGCGTCAGTACCAGGCGCTATTCGAAGCCGAAGATTTTACAATCAGTTTCGATGACGATGCTGTAGATGAGATTGCACAGACTGCATTTGAAATAAATGCAGAAGTTGAAAACATCGGGGCACGAAGGCTTCATACGGTTATGAGCCGCCTCCTAAACGAGTTTTTGTTTGATGTTCCCGACAAGATTTCGAAGGAGCAGCCTATCCGCGTAACCCGCGCTATGGTAAAGGAAAAATTGAAAGAATTGATCAAGAATAAGGATTTGAGCGAATATATTCTTTAA
- the atpD gene encoding ATP synthase subunit beta, translated as MANYGKITQVIGPVVDVAFDEPGSKLPNILDSLEVTKTDGTRVVLECQQHLGEDRVRTVAMDGTEGLVRGMKVTDTGMPIKMPIGDDIKGRLFNVIGEAIDGIAQPKGDQALPIHRSAPRYEDLSTSSEILFTGIKVIDLIEPYAKGGKIGLFGGAGVGKTVLIQELINNIAKAYSGLSVFAGVGERTREGNDLLREMIEAGIVDYGPEFMKSLHAGGWDLSKVDTTKLKESKATFVFGQMNEPPGARARVALSGLTVAEYFRDGDGKGKGKDILFFIDNIFRFTQAGSEVSALLGRMPSAVGYQPTLATEMGAMQERITSTKNGSITSVQAVYVPADDLTDPAPATTFAHLDATTVLSRKIAELGIYPAVDPLDSTSRILRADIVGDEHYNCAQRVKLILQRYKELQDIIAILGMDELSEEDKLTVSRARRVQRFLSQPFHVAEAFTGLKGALVDIKDTIKGFNMIMDGEVDHLPEMAFNLVGGIEEAIAKGERIMAEARG; from the coding sequence ATGGCTAACTACGGTAAAATCACACAAGTAATCGGTCCGGTAGTAGACGTGGCTTTTGACGAGCCAGGTTCTAAACTGCCCAATATCCTCGACTCTTTGGAAGTAACTAAAACTGACGGCACCCGCGTGGTGTTGGAGTGCCAACAGCACCTGGGCGAAGATCGCGTTCGCACTGTGGCAATGGATGGTACCGAGGGTTTGGTACGCGGTATGAAGGTGACCGATACTGGTATGCCAATCAAAATGCCAATTGGTGATGATATCAAAGGCCGGCTTTTCAATGTGATTGGAGAAGCCATTGACGGTATTGCGCAGCCTAAAGGTGATCAGGCATTGCCAATTCACCGTTCCGCTCCCCGCTATGAAGATCTTTCAACTTCCAGTGAAATTCTTTTCACAGGTATTAAGGTAATCGACTTGATCGAGCCTTATGCCAAAGGAGGTAAAATCGGATTGTTTGGTGGTGCCGGTGTGGGTAAGACTGTACTTATCCAGGAATTGATTAACAACATTGCAAAAGCATACTCAGGTTTGTCTGTGTTTGCCGGTGTGGGCGAGCGTACACGTGAAGGAAATGACTTGCTTCGCGAAATGATCGAAGCAGGAATCGTAGACTATGGCCCTGAATTTATGAAGTCCCTCCACGCAGGTGGATGGGATTTGTCTAAAGTAGATACCACCAAGCTCAAAGAATCAAAGGCGACCTTCGTGTTCGGTCAGATGAATGAGCCCCCCGGAGCACGTGCTCGTGTGGCATTGAGTGGTCTGACTGTTGCAGAATATTTCCGTGACGGTGACGGCAAAGGAAAAGGTAAGGACATTCTTTTCTTCATCGACAATATCTTCCGTTTCACACAGGCAGGTTCTGAAGTGTCGGCTCTTTTGGGTCGTATGCCTTCAGCTGTGGGTTACCAGCCTACATTGGCTACTGAAATGGGTGCGATGCAAGAGCGTATTACTTCTACCAAGAATGGTTCAATCACATCCGTGCAGGCGGTATACGTTCCTGCCGATGACTTGACTGACCCTGCGCCAGCAACAACGTTTGCTCACTTGGATGCAACTACTGTATTGAGCCGTAAGATTGCCGAGTTGGGTATCTACCCTGCGGTGGATCCATTGGATTCTACATCACGTATCCTCCGTGCTGACATCGTAGGTGACGAGCATTACAATTGCGCGCAACGCGTGAAGTTGATTTTGCAGCGTTACAAAGAATTGCAAGACATCATCGCCATCCTTGGTATGGACGAATTGTCTGAAGAAGATAAATTGACTGTATCCCGTGCAAGACGCGTTCAACGTTTCTTGTCTCAGCCGTTCCACGTGGCAGAGGCATTCACCGGCTTGAAGGGTGCACTGGTTGATATTAAAGACACGATCAAAGGCTTCAACATGATCATGGACGGTGAAGTAGATCACCTCCCTGAAATGGCCTTCAACCTTGTCGGTGGCATCGAAGAGGCTATCGCGAAAGGTGAGAGGATCATGGCGGAAGCAAGAGGATAA